A region of the Gemmatimonadota bacterium genome:
GGGCAGATCTACGAGGGGACCAACCACGTGCAGGCGCTCGACCTGGTGGGGCGCAAGCTCCCCGAGGGGAACGGGCGGTTGCTGCAGCGCTTTGCGACCGTCGTCGCCGCCGAGCTCGAGGCGTCGGGGAAGGTGCCGGCGCTCGCCGCGCATGTGGGCGCGCTGGCCAAGGCAGCCGGGGCGCTGCAGAAGGCGACCGAGTTCATCGCCCAGCGCGCGGCCGGCAACCCCGATGAGGCGGGAGCGGCGGCCAACGACTACCTGCGGCTGTTCGGCTACGTGGCGTTAGGGCACCAGTGGCTGCGCACGGCGCGGGTGGCGAGCGAGAAGCTGGCGAACGGCGGGAGCTTTGCGCCGGCGCACTACGAAGCCAAGCTGGCCACGGCACGCTTCTACTTCGACCGGGTGATGCCGCAGACGTTGTCGCTCCATGCGGCGATCACTGCGGGGGCAGAGTCGGTGCTGGCGATGCCGTTGGAGTCGTTCTAGCGAGCGACGGCATGGGCGTCACGTCGTGCGGTGGCGCCTTGCGTACGCGTGGGCGGTTGGTGCTCAGCCTTCGACGCGAAACCAGCGCGGCTCGCCCCATCCCGACGTCACGCGTTCGTAGCGGACGTGGCCGCGCGCGTCGCGAAAGCGGTGCACGAAGTTCCCGTCGATTCTCACGGGACGTTCAGCCGTGAGCGTCGCGAGTTCGTCGGCCGAGGGCGCTGGGCACGGGATGAGGTGCGAGGGCATGCCGCAAGGTAGCGCAGCTCGCCTACGCCGCGCGGGTCTCGTGTAAACCGAGCAGCGCTTGGACGCGCGTCCTATGCATGATGCGCAGGCACCCGTGCCATTCGTGGGCCCTTGGGCATACCACGGCTTGCGGCCCACGCGTCCCGCGGAGTAGCGTCTCCCTCGCGTCACTCCCCCTCATCGCGCCGCAGGGCGCAGGCGTCTCCATGCGTAGTTTCGTCGTCGCGATCGTCGTGCTCGGGCTCTTTTCGTACTGGCGTTGGCGCACCAAGTGGCGTCACGCGAGCGCCGAGGCGCTCCCCGCCACGTCAGGGGGCGGCGGCACGCGTGTGCTGGTCGACGACGCAGGGATCGCGATCGACGCCGGTGGTCCGCCGCTGCGCCTGGCGTGGGACAACGTGGGGCGCGTGCATATCGAAAGCGTCGAGGGTGGGCTCAACGCCGATGCGGTGACCTGGGTACTCACGCCGGCCACGGGCGGCGCGCCGGTGCGCGTGGCGCAGACGGCGACCGGGGCCGACGCGATGATCGCGCGGCTGCAGCAGCTCCCGGGCTTTCGTTACGAGCCGATGATCCAGAGCATGATCACCACCGACGCAACGGAGTTCCTGGTGTGGGAGCGGTAGGGGACGAACGCGGCGTTAGGCGCGCGCGAGACTGACCCGGCTACTTCCCCTTCTTGAACGCCGTGGCGGCGGGCGGGGTCGCCTTGGCGAGGGCCGCCGCCTTCTCGTTCTGCTTGTGCGTCGATTCCTGCTGCTTCTGCCGCTGCTTGGCCTTGGGTGACTTGTCGCCCATGGGACACCACCTGTGTGCGCGAACGCGAAGGCGAGGGGAGATGCCCTGAGTGCATCCCTCGCCTGAACTGCAAGCTACTCGCGGGACCGATCGGCGGTCGACGATCACAGCGCCGACCTGAGCGCGACGCTAACATGCGAGGAGCCGGTGTAACGTCGTCTCCTCGCTCCTGGGCGGTCCGTGTGCGCTTTCCCGCTGAACTCGATTCGCCGACCCTCGCCGCCATGGTCCTTCGCGTCGCCCAGCATTCCGCGTGGGATCCACGTCCCATGGAGCTCCATCGGCGGGACACCGAGCGCTGGGCCGAGCAGAACCGCTATGCCGCGGTGTTGGCCGCCTCGGGAATCCTGCGCGCGGTGGGGCAGGTCGACGTGCTGTCGTTGACGCTCTCACTCTCATCGGCGAAGCTGCTCAACCCCGCCAACACGAGAGGACGCGCCTTGCGTGCTCGGCTGGTCAACGCCGTGCGCCAGCACGTGCCGGCGACGTGCGATGCCGTGCTCGAGCGTCTCGCGCTCGCCGTCACGCCGCCGCTCGCGCTCGAGTGAGCGCGGGCGTGCTGCGCGGTGCCTAACGGCCGGTAGCAACGCACGCGGGAAGCGTGGCGATGTGCCCCGCTTCCCGCGAAGGACGAGTTGGTGTGCGGATGATGACCGCGATCGCACCGAGGGTCGGCGGCGTTGTGCCGGTGCCGCCGACCACTCGTGTGACGAACGCTAGTCCCGGTACGGATCCCACTCGTTGGCCCCCGCCATCACCACGATGAGCGGACGCAGCGAGTGCAACACCTCCACCGTCCCGCGCTGCGCGGCGAGCACCTGCGGCAGGCGTCGATAGGCCTGCGGCGCCTCGTCCAGCCCGCCTCCGCGCAGGACGACGCCACGCTCGTCGAGCCAGCTGTGCATCATCTCGCGGCTGATCGCCCCTTCGCGGATCACGTACCCCGTCTTGCGGTGCACCTTGCCCGCCGCAGCCGACCGCGACATCACGCGCCCCGCGCCGTGCACGGTGGAGAAGAGCGACGCCGCGCGCAGGTCGACGTCCGCGTGCGACGGCGCCTGGAGCGCCCCCCGCACGATGACGGCGTTGTCGCCCATCGAGCCACCCACGAAGCCCTGCTGCCCGGGGAAGGCAGGGGTCGCCCCCTTTCGCACGACCACCAGCTCCTCGCCGCTGTGCACCTCCTTCCATGCGAAGTTGTGATGGTTGTGCACCCGCTCCACCTCCTGTGCGCCGAGCAGCGAAACGACCTTGCGCGCCACCCATTCGCGCCCGGCATAGGCATACGTGCCGGCGAGCGACATGAGCGACCAGTAGGCATCGCCTAACGGGGTCGACAGGTCGAGCAGCACCTCCACCTCGGGCGCCTTTTCTCCCCACGGCAGGTTCTGCCCCAAGGCCAGGAAGTTGGACGCCACGGTGTGGCCGAAGCCGCGCGAGCCGAAGTGCACGCCGACCCACAGCGTCCCCGACTCGTCGGCCAGGAGGTCGACGTAGTGGTTCCCCGACCCCACGGTTCCGAGCTGCGAGCGCGCCTTGGTGCGCAGCGTGTCGCGATGCGCTACCGGGATGGCGCGCCACGCGGGATCCTCGAAGAGCGGATGGTCGACGGGGGCGTCGTCGGCGCGGTTCTTCCGCCCCACCCCGAACGAGAGCACGTCGGCGATCTCGTCGGCGATGTTGCCCACGATGCGCGTGCGCTCCTCTCCCTCGCCGAGGATGGACTCGTCGAGGTCGGTGCGGATGGCGGCGTTGCCGCAGGCGATGTCGAAGCCGACGCCAACGACCGACACCTGGTTGCGATAGGCGGCGACACCGCCGATGGGCATCACATAGCCCGGATGGCCATCGGCCATCAGCGCCGCACGCTCGGCGCGCGACGCCACGTCCTGCAGCTGACGGATCGTCAGTTCGTCGTGTTCGCCAAAGATCATGGTCATGGTGCGTTCCTGATTGGCGGCGAGGAGCAGGACCCGCCACGGGGTCCTACTCGTCGCCGGAATTGTTGAGTTGTTCGTCGTTCGCCCGGTCCTCGCGGAAGAGCGCGAGGGCGAGCGCCGACTCGGACAGGCGGCTGACCGGGCCGGAGTCGAAGATCTCGAGGATCGCCCGCGTGCGCAGGCGCACGAGCGACCCGTGCAGATCGACAAACTCCACCCAGCGTGGTGCCCACCACTGGTCGAGACGCGCCGTGAGGCGCGCCCCTTCGGCCCGGGTGAGCATGAAGCGGCAATTGTCGGTGCGGACCACCACGAACTCCATCGCGCCGGAGCGCGGGGCGTTGCGGCTGGTGGTGATGCTGCGGTTGTTGTTGGCCATGTGCGGTCCACGCCGCGGCCCTGGTGGAGGGTCGCGCCGCGCTCGTCGTGAAGATGAAAAAACCCCATCCGGCGGCCGCGCGGATGGGGTGCGATTCATCGTCTCGACGGTGCCGTCATCTGGCTCGTCGGACTCCGCGCTCCACACCACGCCTCGCCGTGCATGCACTCCGTTGCACGCCGCAACTTGCCCGGGATTGTCCGAGCGATTTCACGTGCGGTGCGCAGAGACTCTGGAGCGTTGGCATGTGCGGACTCCTGGAACACGAGGTGACGAGGGGAGAGACTTCCGCTCTCTCCCGCGCGTCACAATCTCGGTTGCACGTCGTTTGGTGGCAAGGGCGAGTTGCAGGCAGGGGACGTTCGTCCTACTGCGCCACCCGTGGCGCCGGCATCGCCTTGCGCGGCAGCTTCTCGTCGCGCATCGACGCGTTGTAGGCAAACCAGGCGACCACGGTGGCCATCTGCATCATGTCGCCGCGCTGCACGCGATCCACCACGTCCATGTTGGAGTGATGCGTGCGCGAGTTGTACTCGAGGCGCTCCTGGATGAACTGGAACCCCGGGATCCCCGCGGCATCGAAGGGGAGGTGGTCGGTGCTCGACACGTTGCGCGGCCCGAGCGTGGTCACGCCGAGGTCGGCCAGCGGGGTGATCCACTGCTGAAAGACGGGCTGCACGCCGAAGTTCTGCTGGAACCAGATCCCGCGAATCTTCCCGGTGCCGTTGTCGATGTTGAAGTAGGCCGAGTGCTTCGCATGCTCGGGCTTGAGCGTCGCGCCATCGGCGATGTGCTGCTTGACGTATTCGCGCGATCCCAGCAGCCCCTGCTCTTCGGCGCCCCAGAGCCCGATGCGAATCGTGCGGCGCGGCTGCACGCCTAACGTCTTGAGGATGCGCAGCGCCTCCATCATGGCCGCCGAGCCGGTGGCGTTGTCGGTGGCGCCGGTCCCGGCGTGCCACGAGTCGAAGTGCCCGCCGATCAGGACGATCTCGTCCTTGAGCTTGGGGTCGGTGCCGGGGATCTCGGCGATGATGTTGAAGCCGTTGGGCGTCGCCCCCTCGTCGTGGAACTTCACGCGCAGGTCGAGTTCGACCTTGACCGGGACTCCCCGCTGGAGGATGCGGATCATCCGGTTGTAGTGCTCGACGGCCAGCGTGACCTGCGGTGGCATGACGGCGCTGGCGTCGCGGCTCCCGGCGCTCCCCACGAAGATCGTCCCGCCGTCGACACGCTGCGTCTGCCACGACATGTCGCTCCCGCCGGCCGACATGTCCGAGTCGGCGCCACGATCGAGGACCGCGATGACCCCTTCGTCGACGTAGAACTTGTTGAGCTGCGCCGCCGAGACCGCCGGTTGCGTGAAGCGCGGCGTCCCGCCAGCTGCAGGGATCGGCGTCGTCTCCGCCTCCTTGACCTCCTTGTCTCCCATCTTGAGGACGATGTCGCCCTCCAGCATGCGCACCACACGCTCCGTCTGCGGGAGGACGATCTTCCCCTTGAGCTTTCCGCGGTACTTCTCGAAGTCGGCCGGCGCATTGATCATGACCTGCATCACCTCGCCGCTGACCACGCCGCCAGTGCCTGGCGACCACGCCTTGGGGTAGCCGATGAGCGGCTGGATGGTCGGCTCGATCATGTGGGCGCTGAAGCGCTCCAGCGACCAACCGCGCCCGAAGCTCCACGGCTCGTAGTGGACGTTGGACATCCCCCACTTCTTGAGCGTCTCGATGGTCCAGTCGCCGGCCGCCTTGAAGCCCGGGCTCCCCGTTAGGCGCGGCCCCTTCACGTCGGCCAGCCACGAGACAATGTCCATTACCTGCGAGCGCTGCATCCCCTCGTCGCGGATGCGCCCGAGCATCTGGTAGTCGAGGCGCTCGGGCTGCTGCGCGGCCAGCGGAGACACGGCAGCCAGGAGGAAGGCAGCGAGGGGAAAGGTGCGACGTGCGATGGGGCGCATGCGGGGCTCCGGCAACCGGATGGAGGGACGTCGTCGTGCAGGGCGCGGCAGAACGCCCGGCGAGGGCGTAGAATTCTCGCCCATGACGACATACGATGCCGACGCGATCGTCGTTGGGGGAGGGCTGGCCGGGCTCACGGCCACCGCGGAGCTGGCCGAGGCCGGAAAGCGGGTCATTCTGCTCGATCAGGAACCCGAGGCGTCGCTCGGTGGGCAGGCCTTCTGGTCGTTCGGGGGGCTCTTCTTCGTCAACTCACCGGAACAGCGGCGGCTCGGGATCCGCGACTCGCGCGACCTCGCCCTCCAGGACTGGCTTGGCTCCGCGGGGTTCGACCGCCCGGAGGACGCCTGGCCCCGCCGGTGGGCCGAGGCGTACGTCGACTTCGCCGCGGGGGAAAAGCGGGCGTGGCTGCGAGCGATGGGGCACCGGATCTTCCCCGTGGTCGGGTGGGCGGAACGTGGCGGGAACCTGGCGACCGAGCATGGCAACTCGGTTCCGCGCTTCCATATCACGTGGGGGACGGGCCCGGGGTTGCTCGAGCCCTTCGAGCGCCGGGTGCGCGCGGCGGTGGCCGCAGGCAAGGTGACGCTCTGCTTCCGCCACCGGGTCACGGCGCTCAACCGCAGCGGCGGCGTGATCAACGGCGTGCACGGCGAGCGACTCGAACCCAGCGGTGTCGCGCGCGGCGAAGCCTCGTCGCGCCTTCCGGTTGGCGACTTCTCCTTCTATGCGCCGGCGGTGATCGTGACGTCGGGGGGGATCGGGGGGAACCACGCACTCGTCAGGCAGTCGTGGCCCACCCGGCTCGGCGACCCGCCGGAACGGATGGTGTCGGGAGTGCCCGCGCACGTGGATGGGTTGATGCTCGGCGTGGCCGAGGCGGCGGGAGCGCGCCTCATCAACCGCGACCGCATGTGGCACTACGTGGAAGGGGTGACCAACTGGAACCCCATCTGGCCCATGCACGGGATCCGCATCCTCCCCGGTCCGTCGTCGGTCTGGCTCGACGCCTGCGGGCGACGGCTCCCGGTCCCGCTCTTTCCGGGCTTCGACACGATGGCGACGCTCACCTACCTCCGGCGCATCGGCTACGACTGGTCGTGGTTCGTGCTGACCAAGAAGGTGATCGAGCGCGAGTTCGCGCTGTCGGGGTCAGAGCAGAACCCCGACCTCACGAATCGCGACTGGCGCCAGGTGCTGGGGCGCGCGCGCGGCGGGGTGCCGGCGCCGGTGCAGGCGTTCATGGACAAGGGGGAGGACTTCATCGTCGAACGGACCGTGGGGGCGCTGGCGCGGCGGATGAACGAGGTCGCCTGCGAGTCGTTGATCGATGCCGGCGAGCTGCAACGGGTGCTGGAGGCGCGCGACCGTGAGGTGGCGCATCGGTTCTCGAAGGACGCGCAGGTAGCCGCCATCCGCTCGGCGCGTGAATACATCGGCGACCGGTTGATCCGCACCGCCAAGCCGCACCGCTTCCTCGATCCCGCGGCCGGGCCGTTGATCGCGGTGCGCCTGAGCGTGCTGACGCGCAAGACGTTAGGCGGGCTGGAGACCGACCTGTCGGGGCGGGTGCTGGTGGAGAGCGGCGAGCCGTTAGGCGGCCTGTACGCGGCCGGCGAAGCCGCGGGGTTCGGCGGCGGCGGGATGCACGGGTACCGCTCGCTGGAAGGGACGTTCCTGGGGGGGTGCCTGTTTTCGGGACGGGTGGCGGGGCGGGCGGTGGCGAAGGCGGTTTAGCCGACGGTCTTCGCAACGTCCGGGTACTTCTCCGCCAGCGGAAAGTCACTCCCCTGCATGTCGCGCACGACCCACTGCGCCACCCGCGTCCGGATCTCGGCCGGGACGTTCTTGTAGCGATCGGCCGACCCGGAGACGAACAGCTCGGCGTTCGTCTGCAGGATGTGCGGCGGATGCATCTCGAAGTTGTCCTGGTGCTCCTGCATGTAGGCGAAGCCGCACTTGTGCACCACGGCCTTGAGTTCATCTGCATTGAGCGGGGGGACGCCGAGGAAGGCGGCGACCTGCTGCACGACCGCGCCGAGGTCCTTCTTCATGTCCTCGAAATACACGAACAGGACGTGGTCGGGTGACTGCTTCGCGCGCGTCCACCATCCCTTCACGTGGTCGGTCCAGGTGCCCCACCACATGTGCGCGGGCGAGGTGAACCAGGCCTCGAAGGCCGGGAGGTCGGGGGACATGCCGCCCACGTTGGTGTCGACGAAGTCGATGCAGCTGGCGAAGCACGACACCGGGTGTCGCGCCACGTAGATGTACTTCGCCTTGGCATCAAAGGGGCAGAGCGACGCAGGAAGATGCGTCTTGATGATGCGCGTCGGGCGTTCGGTGCCGATGAGCGGTGCCTGATCGATGGGGACGCTCTTCCGTCCCTCGATCCACGGCGAGATGGCATACATCGCGCCGCCAGTCTCGACGAGGTCGCCCTTGCCGCGCTTGAGCACCTCGTAGACGACGTTCTGCATCCACGTGGTCCCGCACTTCATCTGCGTGACCACGAAGACGTCCTCGGCTCTCGGCTGGTAGGCCGCCGCCTTGGCGAACGAGTCCGCGCTGCAGCTCCCGCCGGGGCCTGCGACCCCCTGGTGGGTGATGTGCGACTTGGCGAAGTCGAGCTTGGTGAACTTCGCGTTGAACTGGATCAGCGGGCGCAGGCGACGCGCGTGCGCGCGGAGCGTGTCCTTGAAGGCGTTGCGCCCGGCGAGCGGGAGCCCGTAGTAGGCCAGCCCGACCGTCTGTTCGTCCTCCCACTTGAGGACCGTGGCCAGGTACATCGTATAGCCGATGTAGCCGACGACGACGGCGCCGAGGAGCCAGAACAGGAGGGACATGGAAGCGGACGGGAGACGGGAGACGGGAGACGGGAGTTGAGCCGTCGGTGGGGTGCAGGACTGCGCGCCTTCTGAGCCAGAAACGTACCAACCAGCTTTTGGGTAACGGAGCGGAGCTCGCCCCGGACCGCTCCTGCGGCCGCCTCCCCATCGCTCCGGTGTCTCGCCCTACTTGTACGACATCCCGGCGAGGCCCAGTTGACGGCGCAGGAGGGAGAGCTGCCCGAGGTGATAGGCGTCGTGCTGAACCAGGAAGGCGATGACCCCCAGCACGGTCTTGTCGCTGATCGGGAAGCGCATGGTGGACGGCGCGTCGAGCTGCTCGGGGGTGAGCGACTCGAGCGCGGCCCGCAGAGCCGCCGAGACGGTGGCCCAGGCGGCGCGCGTCGCATCGAGCGGGAGCGGACCCTTCACGTCCTCCAGCGTCTTGGCCCCCGCGAGCGCCGGGGCGAGCGGGTTGTCGACGGTCTGTCCAAGCACCTTGAGGGCAAAGAACCGCGAATCGGCCATGTGGGCCGCGACGAAGGCCACATGGTTGGTCCCGTCCACCACACGCGTGGCCGCCTGCTCGTCGGAGAGCCCGTCCAGGCAGTTGCCGAAGAGGTGCGTGTTGAGGTCGAGAATGGCGGCGAGGGGGGTAAGGCGGGGATCCATGACTTGAGACGGGAGACGGGAGACGGGAGACGGGAGACGGGAGGTTCGATGGCGCGCTGGGCTGAGTGCTGCTGCAAGGCTCGTGGTTCAGCCCTCGTCGTTCAAGCTTCTCGGGAAGTCGTCCTTGAGCAACCGCGAGAGGGCCCGATCGGCGAGGATGCGCCCCTCGTTCTGGCAGCGGGCGCAGTAGTTGGTCTCGTTGTCGGCGTAGCGAATGCGCTGTACCGGGGCGCCACAGTCGGGGCACGGCTGGCCAAAGCGCCCGTGCACCGCCATCCCCTCGCGAAAGGCGGTGACCGTCTCGGGAAAGCCCGCCCCCACCTCATCGCGCGTGCGCTGGGTCCACTCCGTGAGAACGGCGACCGTCGCCAGGCGCAAGCGCTCGATGCTCTCGTCGTCCAGCCGCGAGGTGAGGAGGAGCGGGGAGAGGCGGGCGCGGTGGAGGACTTCGTCGGAAAAGGCGTTGCCGATCCCGCTGAACAGTCGGGGATCGGTAAGCGAGCGCTTGAGCGTGTGATTCTCGCGCCGCAGCCGCTCGGCGAAGGCGGCGTGCGTGGCCTCGAGCGGCTCGAGGCCGCCTCGGTCGATGGCGGCGAGCGCGGCCTCCCCCTGCACCAGGGTGAGCGAGGCGCGGCGCTTGGTCCCGGCCTCGGTGAGGATCAGGACCCCATTCGGGAAGTCGAAGTAGGCAATCCCCAGTTTGGCCGGGACCTTGCCACCGACCGCGCGCCAGCGCAGGCGCCCCGCGATCATCAGGTGCACGACGAGGAAGAGCCCATCGCCGAAGTCGAGGATGATGCGCTTGCCCATGCGACGCACGTCCACGACGGGACGACCGACGATCGCGTCGATGGGCGGGGTGACCGAGCGGAGGAGGAACGGATTCGACAGGCGCACACGCTCCAGCGTCCGCCCGACCACGTGGCGGCGCAGCGCTTCGCAGTACACCACGATGTCCGGTAGTTCGGGCACGTCAACGCCGGCAGACGGGAAGGAGCGAGCGACGCGAGCACCCCTGCGACCGTCGGGGGCCCGTGCACTGCGGAAGACGCGCAAGAGCGGCAGGCGGGCTGGATGGGTGCGCTGCGGCCATCCCGATACCTTACTCTCTCGCCGTCTTCCTCAACATCGCTGCGGCATGTCGCTCCCACCACTCCCCATTCTCGAGGCGATTCCAGCGCTGCAGGGCGCGCTGGAGCGGCACTCGTGTGCGGTGCTGCAGGCGCCGCCGGGGGCCGGGAAGACGACCGTGGTGCCGCTGGCGCTGCGCGGCGCGGCGTGGTTGCAGGGGGCGAAGATCCTCATGCTGGAGCCGCGACGGCTCGCCGCCCGCGCCGCGGCGCATCGCATGGCGCAGCTGCTCGGCGAGCCGCTCGCCCACTCGGTCGGCTATCGCGTGCGGCGCGACACGCGCGTGGGAGCGAAGACCCAGATCGAGGTGGTCACCGAAGGGGTGCTGACCCGCATGCTCAACAGCGACCCGACGCTCGAGGGGGTCGGGCTGGTGATCTTCGACGAGTTCCACGAGCGCTCGCTGCACGCCGACCTTGGGCTCGCACTCGTCAGGCACTCGCAGCAGCTGGTGCGCGACGACCTGCGCATCCTCGTCATGTCGGCGACGCTCGACGGCGAGCCGATCGCGCGACTGCTCGGCGGGGCGCCGATCGTCACCAGCGCGGGGCGCATGTTCCCGGTGGAAGCGCGCTGGCTCCCGCGGCGCAGCGACCAGCGCGTCGAAGGGGCGATGGTGGCGGCGGTGCGGCTGGCGGTGCGCGAGACCGAGGGGGACATCCTCGCCTTCCTCCCCGGGCAGGGGGAGATTCATCGTGTCGCCGACGCGCTCGCCGAGTCGCCGTTAGGCAGCGGCGTGACGGTACATGCGCTGTACGGCAACCTCCCCTTCGAGCAACAGGACCGGGCCATCGCCCCCTCGCCGCCGGGGCACCGCAAGGTGGTGCTGGCGACGTCGATCGCCGAGTCGTCGCTCACGATCGAAGGGGTGCGCTGCGTGGTGGATAGCGGGCTGTCGCGCGTCGCACGCTTTTCGCCGGCGGTGGGGATGACGCGGCTCGAGACGGTGCGCGTGTCGCGCGCCTCGGCGGAGCAGCGCGCCGGGCGCGCCGGGCGGCTGGCGCCGGGGGTGGTCTATCGGCTGTGGGCGATGGAGGAGCACGCGGGGCTGGTGCCGTACACCGCCCCCGAGATTGCCGACGCCGACCTGGCGCCGCTGGCGCTCGAGCTTGCAGCTGCCGGCGTGCGCGACGTGGGCGAGCTGGCGTGGCTCGATGCCCCGCCCCCAGCGTCGCTCGCCCGCGCCCGGG
Encoded here:
- a CDS encoding DinB family protein, encoding MDPRLTPLAAILDLNTHLFGNCLDGLSDEQAATRVVDGTNHVAFVAAHMADSRFFALKVLGQTVDNPLAPALAGAKTLEDVKGPLPLDATRAAWATVSAALRAALESLTPEQLDAPSTMRFPISDKTVLGVIAFLVQHDAYHLGQLSLLRRQLGLAGMSYK
- a CDS encoding M20/M25/M40 family metallo-hydrolase, which gives rise to MRPIARRTFPLAAFLLAAVSPLAAQQPERLDYQMLGRIRDEGMQRSQVMDIVSWLADVKGPRLTGSPGFKAAGDWTIETLKKWGMSNVHYEPWSFGRGWSLERFSAHMIEPTIQPLIGYPKAWSPGTGGVVSGEVMQVMINAPADFEKYRGKLKGKIVLPQTERVVRMLEGDIVLKMGDKEVKEAETTPIPAAGGTPRFTQPAVSAAQLNKFYVDEGVIAVLDRGADSDMSAGGSDMSWQTQRVDGGTIFVGSAGSRDASAVMPPQVTLAVEHYNRMIRILQRGVPVKVELDLRVKFHDEGATPNGFNIIAEIPGTDPKLKDEIVLIGGHFDSWHAGTGATDNATGSAAMMEALRILKTLGVQPRRTIRIGLWGAEEQGLLGSREYVKQHIADGATLKPEHAKHSAYFNIDNGTGKIRGIWFQQNFGVQPVFQQWITPLADLGVTTLGPRNVSSTDHLPFDAAGIPGFQFIQERLEYNSRTHHSNMDVVDRVQRGDMMQMATVVAWFAYNASMRDEKLPRKAMPAPRVAQ
- a CDS encoding sulfotransferase domain-containing protein, with the translated sequence MSLLFWLLGAVVVGYIGYTMYLATVLKWEDEQTVGLAYYGLPLAGRNAFKDTLRAHARRLRPLIQFNAKFTKLDFAKSHITHQGVAGPGGSCSADSFAKAAAYQPRAEDVFVVTQMKCGTTWMQNVVYEVLKRGKGDLVETGGAMYAISPWIEGRKSVPIDQAPLIGTERPTRIIKTHLPASLCPFDAKAKYIYVARHPVSCFASCIDFVDTNVGGMSPDLPAFEAWFTSPAHMWWGTWTDHVKGWWTRAKQSPDHVLFVYFEDMKKDLGAVVQQVAAFLGVPPLNADELKAVVHKCGFAYMQEHQDNFEMHPPHILQTNAELFVSGSADRYKNVPAEIRTRVAQWVVRDMQGSDFPLAEKYPDVAKTVG
- a CDS encoding formamidopyrimidine-DNA glycosylase yields the protein MPELPDIVVYCEALRRHVVGRTLERVRLSNPFLLRSVTPPIDAIVGRPVVDVRRMGKRIILDFGDGLFLVVHLMIAGRLRWRAVGGKVPAKLGIAYFDFPNGVLILTEAGTKRRASLTLVQGEAALAAIDRGGLEPLEATHAAFAERLRRENHTLKRSLTDPRLFSGIGNAFSDEVLHRARLSPLLLTSRLDDESIERLRLATVAVLTEWTQRTRDEVGAGFPETVTAFREGMAVHGRFGQPCPDCGAPVQRIRYADNETNYCARCQNEGRILADRALSRLLKDDFPRSLNDEG
- a CDS encoding RtcB family protein, encoding MTMIFGEHDELTIRQLQDVASRAERAALMADGHPGYVMPIGGVAAYRNQVSVVGVGFDIACGNAAIRTDLDESILGEGEERTRIVGNIADEIADVLSFGVGRKNRADDAPVDHPLFEDPAWRAIPVAHRDTLRTKARSQLGTVGSGNHYVDLLADESGTLWVGVHFGSRGFGHTVASNFLALGQNLPWGEKAPEVEVLLDLSTPLGDAYWSLMSLAGTYAYAGREWVARKVVSLLGAQEVERVHNHHNFAWKEVHSGEELVVVRKGATPAFPGQQGFVGGSMGDNAVIVRGALQAPSHADVDLRAASLFSTVHGAGRVMSRSAAAGKVHRKTGYVIREGAISREMMHSWLDERGVVLRGGGLDEAPQAYRRLPQVLAAQRGTVEVLHSLRPLIVVMAGANEWDPYRD
- a CDS encoding FAD-binding dehydrogenase; protein product: MTTYDADAIVVGGGLAGLTATAELAEAGKRVILLDQEPEASLGGQAFWSFGGLFFVNSPEQRRLGIRDSRDLALQDWLGSAGFDRPEDAWPRRWAEAYVDFAAGEKRAWLRAMGHRIFPVVGWAERGGNLATEHGNSVPRFHITWGTGPGLLEPFERRVRAAVAAGKVTLCFRHRVTALNRSGGVINGVHGERLEPSGVARGEASSRLPVGDFSFYAPAVIVTSGGIGGNHALVRQSWPTRLGDPPERMVSGVPAHVDGLMLGVAEAAGARLINRDRMWHYVEGVTNWNPIWPMHGIRILPGPSSVWLDACGRRLPVPLFPGFDTMATLTYLRRIGYDWSWFVLTKKVIEREFALSGSEQNPDLTNRDWRQVLGRARGGVPAPVQAFMDKGEDFIVERTVGALARRMNEVACESLIDAGELQRVLEARDREVAHRFSKDAQVAAIRSAREYIGDRLIRTAKPHRFLDPAAGPLIAVRLSVLTRKTLGGLETDLSGRVLVESGEPLGGLYAAGEAAGFGGGGMHGYRSLEGTFLGGCLFSGRVAGRAVAKAV